TTACTGATCTGTTGTGTGATGTATAAGAAAAAATCTTAGCATACCTTAAACAGCGAGCACTCCTGCAAAATACAGAAATGCTCTCATTTATAGTGATGTGTTTATTATTGGACTATCCTATCTGATCACAAATTTGGCCAGAGGGGCCATTCTCGCTTTGTTAAGGGTCAGGATATTTCCGTTTACGGAATAATTATCCGCCGTAAGCAGAGCATTGATAAAAGCTTTTTCCGTTTCCAGATCATCACAGGCAATCATCGTAGACATTCCCTGGTTGAATTTAATCCGCATTGCACCCGGCTTAAGCTCAAAAGTTCCGCTTACACCGTTGCATCCTCCGTTTCCTGTATACCGCATATCGGCCGTATTAAGCTTAAAATACGGATTGGCACCAGGATTTTTAAGCTGGATGGGCTGCCCGTTGATTTCAGTCAGTTTCCATGTTTTTCCCGTAATGTCAGCAGTTGTACTGGTGTTGGAACTTGCCGGCTTGCTTATACAAGAAGCAGTAAACAGAAAGACCAGGAAGGAACAGCAAATAAATATTGTTTTTTTCATAAAATATCAGGCTTATTATTTATAGTCAATCATTCATTAATAGGAAGCCATTCTTGTACTTCCTGAAGATGCTTTATTTTTTTTATGATGGAACATTACCATATTATAACCTTTTCTAAGAAATGTAATATCACCGTTGATATCAGAATACTGATACTCTGCATCTCCTGCAGTGTATTCCGGTAACTCATCACTCTTTTTCAGTTCATAAGATTTACCGTTCAAATGGACAGTAATGGTATTTCGGGTTTCGTTAACAGCCACTTCTATCTGATCACCGTATTCATCAGTATAGACCTCCTTCATAATTTTATCATGATCAGCATTCTGAATTGCAGTTACATTTTGCAAGTCGATATCCTCTTCTTTTGACGGATGTTTACAGGCTGCTGCCGTAAAAAGTATAAGGATAAATACAGGTAATAATTTTTTCATAGTATGTGATTTGGGATTGCTGCATTATTTAGCATTAAGATTCTATAAAATTACGGCTATTATTTAAATAAACTGTTAATTTTACATAAATTAATTAAAAATTATTAATCATATTTAAATTAAATGATAAAATCAGCGGAAATAATGCATTTGGAGATTAATTTTATTAATTAATTGAAGATGTTAACGATTGACTCATTGTTGAATTATTTATAAGCAGATTGATTCTCCGTAAGAATAAATAACGTTCTCTGAAGTTCATTTTATGATTTATTAACATTTTTCCTATTAATTTCAATGCTTGCTTTAATAACAAATTTGATACCAGAAAGTAAATTAACTGGAATTGTAGCTCATAACATTTTGATTGACTGAATTTTGTTGAGCAGCTTGCAAGAAGTCTTTTTAAAGTTTTTAAAGAATTCAGCTAATTTAAAGGAGTGTTAAATATCGTTAATGAAGATTACAAAAAGTTTGCATCAATTGAAATGTATTCTTACTTAGACATATATTTGCAGTAACAATATGAGAACTTACATCGTATACTTTTTGACAGCGCTTTTTCTGCTTTTCGTAGTGGAAAGCAAGATCAATGTCAAAACTCTGCGAAATGATTATATCTCTCATTCCTCACAAAACTTACCCCAGAAAGCCAACCGCTTAAACCAGACTTATGAAAAGCAGACCATTCGGCAGGCACCGGATGATGCAGGAAGTAATTATTCTGTAGAGCTTGCTGAAGATGACTTTCAGTTTTCAGATACATTGCAGGCCATTGTGGTCTTTGCCGGTATTTTCAGCTTGGCTTATATTTTTGGATTGAAAAGCTTCAAAAAACCGAAGCAGGCCATTCATGAGTCCCTGTCAGGGTTTTCTACCGTAAAAAAATTCATTCTGATTCGTTCTATCAGGATTTAAATTCTATTTTTCAATATATTTCCTGCTGACTATCGATGCCGGCAGAGAATATCCTGCGTTGTGCCTGCTGGTAATCAGCACATCGCCATCACCATCGCAATACATCCATACCATTACCATTACCATTTCCTATTAAAACATTAACGATTTATATAAACTCTGTAATTATGATGAAAAGAGTTGTCGCAGGCATTGCCTTAAGTAGTCTTTTGTTGCTCAGTTGCAACAAGAAAAAAGAAGAAAAAGAAGAAGTGTCAGTTTATCCCGTAACCTCTCCGCTGGTGATGGATACGGTAATTGACAAAGAGTATGTAGCCCAGATCCAGTCTGTAAAGAACATTGAAGTCCGGGCACAGGAAAAAGGTTTTCTTGAGAAAATCTTTGTAGACGAAGGCCAGTTTGTGCATCAGGGGCAGACCCTGTTCAGGATTATGCCCAAGCTGTATCAGGCAGAAGTATTAAAGGCAAAGGCAGAAGTGGCACAGGCCACCATTGAACTGAAAAATGCAAGTGCATTAGCCGATAATAACATTGTCTCCAAAAACGAAAGATCAATGGCTAAGGCCAAACTGGATGCAGCCAGCGCAGAAGCCAAACTTGCACAGATCCATCTGTCGTTCACGGACATTAAAGCCCCTTTTTCAGGGATTATCAACAGGATTCCCCTGAAACTGGGAAGTTTAATTGATGAAGGTGACCTACTCACTTCACTTTCAGACAATACCAATATGTACAGTTATTTCAACGTTTCAGAACCTGAATATTTAAGTTATCAGATGCATGTGGCAGACAGGGGCAGCAGCGAAGTAAGCCTGGTAATGGCAAACGGGGAAGTGCTTCCTGAAAAAGGCCAGATCCAGACCATTGAAGGGGAATTTGACAACGAAACCGGAAACATCGCCTTCAGGGCAAAATTCCCGAATCCCAATAAATTATTGAGAAACGGCGAAACCGGAAAAGTAAGAATGGCATTGCCGCTGAAAAATGCCCTGATCATTCCTCAGAAAGCCACCTACGAAATCCAGGATCAGAAATATGTTTTTGTAGTAGGAAAAGACGGGGTGGCAAGATCCAGGAACATCAAAGTATCCTATGAGCTTCCTGATGTGTATGTGGTAAGTTCCGGACTGGAAACAGGAGACCGTGTTTTACTGGAAGGTGTTCAGAAAGTAAAAGATGATCAGAAAGTCCGGACAAAATTCCAGGACCCTAAAAAAGTTCTTCAGTCATTGAAATTAAAAGCAGAATAGAAACAGTATGTTTAAGAAATTCATTCGCAGACCTGTTCTGTCTATCGTAATCTCACTGATTATCGTATTTATGGGAGTGCTGTCCCTGATGAAATTACCGGTTACCCAGTTTCCGTCTATTTCACCGCCCAAAGTGAATATTACAGCAGAATATCCCGGTGCCAACAACGAACTGTTGATTAAATCTGTGGTAATTCCACTGGAAAGAGGTTTAAATGGGGTGCCGGGAATGAAATATATGACTTCCGAT
The sequence above is a segment of the Chryseobacterium sp. JJR-5R genome. Coding sequences within it:
- a CDS encoding META domain-containing protein, with translation MKKTIFICCSFLVFLFTASCISKPASSNTSTTADITGKTWKLTEINGQPIQLKNPGANPYFKLNTADMRYTGNGGCNGVSGTFELKPGAMRIKFNQGMSTMIACDDLETEKAFINALLTADNYSVNGNILTLNKARMAPLAKFVIR
- a CDS encoding efflux RND transporter periplasmic adaptor subunit encodes the protein MKRVVAGIALSSLLLLSCNKKKEEKEEVSVYPVTSPLVMDTVIDKEYVAQIQSVKNIEVRAQEKGFLEKIFVDEGQFVHQGQTLFRIMPKLYQAEVLKAKAEVAQATIELKNASALADNNIVSKNERSMAKAKLDAASAEAKLAQIHLSFTDIKAPFSGIINRIPLKLGSLIDEGDLLTSLSDNTNMYSYFNVSEPEYLSYQMHVADRGSSEVSLVMANGEVLPEKGQIQTIEGEFDNETGNIAFRAKFPNPNKLLRNGETGKVRMALPLKNALIIPQKATYEIQDQKYVFVVGKDGVARSRNIKVSYELPDVYVVSSGLETGDRVLLEGVQKVKDDQKVRTKFQDPKKVLQSLKLKAE